The sequence below is a genomic window from Deltaproteobacteria bacterium.
TCCCTGAATCAACAGGTAACACTGCACACAGCGGTAAACGGGTAAGATATGTTTCTGGCAAAAAACAAAGAGCTCCAAGAGAGATTTCGCGCTGGTGACAAAGACGCCATGGAAGAAATTTATCTCAATTATGCTCCTGGCCTTACTCGCTTCTTACGCAACGGCTTCAGCTTTCGAAGCGGAGGCGGCCACTGTTATTTCAAGGGCATCAAGATTGAAGACGAGCTCAAAGTAGCCGTTCAAGAAGTTTTTCGCCGGGCGTTTGAAGAACGTGCCCGCAATGCCTACAACGGAATCAACTCGTTTAGTAACTGGGTTTTGGCCATCGGCCGCAACATGGTTATCAACAAGTTTCGAAACCGCGAGATCGCATTCAGCGACTACATCTCCAAGGGCACCGGCGAAGACCGAAGCCACATCGCAGCCATGGATTCAGCCGTTAGCGCAGTCAGTGCCACTTACTCCGGCGTTCTCTACGGCCAAGCGCCCGGCAG
It includes:
- a CDS encoding sigma-70 family RNA polymerase sigma factor gives rise to the protein MFLAKNKELQERFRAGDKDAMEEIYLNYAPGLTRFLRNGFSFRSGGGHCYFKGIKIEDELKVAVQEVFRRAFEERARNAYNGINSFSNWVLAIGRNMVINKFRNREIAFSDYISKGTGEDRSHIAAMDSAVSAVSATYSGVLYGQAPGSQDDNYEKSELKGLIGEFMKEITEEDRQLLVLRFIENVSQEDAANALGSTRMKVRT